In Armatimonadota bacterium, the following proteins share a genomic window:
- a CDS encoding LacI family transcriptional regulator: MSRRASHKLVSPSVVVIANTLRERVLAGEYKDNGWLPTERHLAQEFGVSRTIVRRAIEELERQGLVVRSPRCRPVVRRNAAGSPSTEARRVTFGLWLWPNATFPGASAILRGIYKTLDANHYRLIVESPVDTDWRAVVQSEAQFLERITRDKDVAGVILWYLGGEANLPALQNVRSAGIPLVFLDRRPPEGFPADYVGVDNRHAAMQLVQHLISKGHRHIAHITNVDNASTVYERLQGYRDALLEAGIPFHPELVLTDTGEPEADYHDVYETLAVRLLELPGPPTAVFCVHDVLALRLVDALRAKGVRVPEDIAVAGFDGLERWLPGSPFLTTANQPFERIGEWAARLLLQRIEQGNKGAYQHILLEAPISIHASTRHARREAEYLFHSRREKP, translated from the coding sequence ATGAGCAGACGTGCAAGCCACAAATTGGTCTCGCCCTCTGTTGTGGTGATTGCCAATACGTTGCGCGAGCGCGTGCTGGCAGGCGAGTACAAGGATAATGGCTGGCTCCCTACCGAGCGCCATCTGGCACAAGAGTTCGGTGTGAGCCGTACCATTGTGCGGCGGGCGATCGAAGAGCTGGAACGCCAGGGGCTGGTGGTGCGCTCTCCCCGCTGTCGCCCCGTAGTCAGGCGCAATGCTGCTGGTTCCCCATCCACCGAGGCGCGACGGGTGACCTTTGGTCTCTGGCTGTGGCCTAACGCGACCTTTCCGGGCGCTTCTGCTATTCTGCGAGGAATCTACAAAACCCTCGACGCCAATCACTACCGGCTTATCGTGGAAAGCCCGGTGGATACCGATTGGCGAGCGGTAGTGCAGAGCGAGGCGCAGTTTCTAGAGCGTATTACGCGCGACAAAGACGTGGCAGGCGTTATCCTCTGGTACCTTGGCGGCGAAGCGAACCTACCAGCACTGCAGAACGTGCGCTCTGCGGGTATCCCTCTGGTATTTTTGGACCGTCGTCCGCCGGAGGGTTTCCCTGCAGACTACGTGGGTGTGGATAACCGACATGCTGCCATGCAGCTGGTGCAACACTTGATTAGCAAGGGGCATCGGCATATTGCCCACATTACCAACGTGGACAATGCGTCCACGGTGTACGAGCGGTTACAGGGTTATCGGGACGCGCTTCTGGAAGCAGGTATCCCATTCCACCCGGAACTGGTGTTGACCGACACCGGCGAGCCGGAGGCAGATTATCACGACGTTTATGAAACACTGGCGGTACGCCTGCTGGAGCTGCCTGGTCCACCCACAGCCGTTTTCTGCGTGCACGACGTGCTAGCACTGCGGTTGGTCGATGCGCTCCGAGCCAAAGGGGTGCGCGTGCCGGAGGACATTGCCGTCGCCGGATTTGACGGATTGGAGCGGTGGTTGCCCGGCTCGCCGTTCCTGACCACCGCCAATCAACCTTTCGAGCGCATCGGAGAGTGGGCAGCACGTCTCCTACTGCAGCGAATCGAGCAAGGCAATAAGGGAGCCTATCAGCACATTCTGCTGGAGGCACCCATAAGCATCCATGCTTCCACACGCCACGCGCGTCGTGAGGCGGAATATCTATTCCATTCGAGGAGGGAAAAACCATGA
- a CDS encoding phosphoesterase, with protein MSHLPSLIVIARSDLMRIAGLIATAAMAALCTFALSAPQSPMQVGTQRDSSHLVATAQLVRPAGDSLQFGGRPVDMALSPDGRTLYVKDNRGIVVLDVETWKVRQELPVGRGGSSMQGIAVSPDGKRVYLSNAASQLLEATVQTNGSLQWSRRMDMSQPAVGGESYPCGIALSADGNTAYVALSRNNSLAVVDLQEDKVVTQIPVGVAPFAVKVSADGRRAYVSNWGGRHPRTGEKTAPSSGTLALIDTRGVASSGTVSVVDLQTRTVIAEIEVGLQPSGLALDGVHNRLYVANANSDTVSVIDTASLQVVETISVRPDASLPFGSMPNALALTPDGNRLFVANGGNNAVAVIRIDHQRKRSRLEGFIPAGWYPGAVLTDGKRLFVANIKGLGSRNRQPEQRGWSVYNFLGTVQRVDIPSRPQLARYTAQVKRDARVPQILRAWERAQTGKKPVPVPERLGEPSVFEHVVYIIKENRTYDQVFGAIGKGDSEPSLCVFGREVTPNHHALAEQFVLLDNYYCNGVNSADGHAWSTEGNATAYLERSFGGWTRSYPFGDDPLSYSSTGFLWDHVLAAGLSFRNYGEMDYTEPVPANASFMDIYRDFVGGKRSIRFTQNIGIENLRRYSCRNYPGWNMRIPDVLRAEVFLKELREFERKGYFPNLVIIYLPQDHTSGTQPGMPTPRAHVADNDLALGRIVEGISKSRFWQRTCIFVIEDDPQDGFDHVDGHRSVCLVISPYTKRGAVVSEFYNQSSVLHTICRILGIPPMNQMVAMSPVMTACFTENPDFTPYTALPNRIPLDELNPPLNTLNPQQRHWAEASLRLPLDKPDRADEDILNRIIWHAVKGIEAPYPAEFAGAHGKGLSARGLVLVEEEEE; from the coding sequence GTGTCCCACCTGCCCTCTCTCATCGTTATTGCAAGGAGTGACCTGATGCGAATTGCTGGACTGATAGCCACCGCTGCGATGGCAGCCTTGTGTACGTTTGCTTTATCAGCCCCTCAATCGCCCATGCAGGTTGGTACCCAGCGAGATAGCTCCCACCTTGTCGCGACGGCGCAGCTCGTTCGCCCTGCTGGAGATAGCCTGCAGTTCGGTGGCAGACCGGTGGATATGGCATTATCTCCGGACGGGCGCACACTTTATGTCAAGGACAACCGCGGCATCGTGGTATTAGATGTGGAGACATGGAAGGTACGACAGGAGCTTCCTGTGGGGCGGGGAGGCAGCTCCATGCAGGGGATTGCGGTCTCTCCCGATGGCAAGCGGGTATACCTCAGCAACGCTGCCAGTCAGCTACTCGAAGCGACAGTGCAGACGAACGGCAGTCTGCAGTGGAGCAGGCGCATGGACATGTCTCAGCCAGCGGTAGGGGGTGAAAGCTACCCATGCGGTATCGCTTTGAGCGCGGATGGCAATACGGCGTATGTGGCTCTCTCACGCAACAACAGCCTTGCGGTAGTAGATCTGCAAGAGGACAAAGTGGTTACACAGATTCCGGTGGGCGTTGCGCCGTTTGCGGTCAAGGTGTCGGCGGATGGGCGTCGGGCGTACGTGTCCAACTGGGGCGGTCGCCATCCCCGAACAGGAGAGAAAACCGCCCCAAGCTCAGGGACGCTTGCCCTGATAGACACACGCGGCGTAGCGTCAAGCGGAACCGTGTCGGTGGTGGACTTGCAGACGAGGACGGTGATTGCGGAGATAGAGGTTGGATTGCAACCGAGTGGACTGGCTCTCGATGGGGTACACAACCGTCTTTATGTTGCCAATGCCAACTCCGACACGGTGAGCGTGATAGATACTGCCTCCTTGCAGGTCGTGGAGACGATTTCCGTGCGCCCTGATGCCTCGTTGCCCTTCGGCAGTATGCCCAATGCGCTTGCGCTGACGCCGGATGGAAACAGGCTATTCGTCGCCAACGGAGGCAACAACGCGGTGGCGGTGATTCGCATCGACCACCAGCGCAAGCGCAGCAGGTTGGAGGGGTTCATCCCAGCGGGCTGGTATCCGGGCGCGGTGCTGACCGACGGCAAAAGGCTGTTTGTGGCGAACATCAAGGGGTTGGGTTCCCGCAACCGCCAGCCGGAGCAGAGGGGATGGAGCGTGTACAACTTTTTGGGCACCGTGCAGCGAGTGGATATCCCATCTCGTCCGCAGCTCGCCCGCTATACTGCGCAGGTGAAACGCGATGCCCGTGTGCCGCAGATACTGCGAGCGTGGGAGCGAGCGCAAACGGGTAAAAAGCCCGTGCCGGTGCCGGAGAGGTTGGGGGAGCCATCCGTTTTCGAGCATGTAGTGTATATCATCAAGGAGAACCGCACCTATGACCAGGTATTCGGCGCCATCGGCAAGGGGGATAGCGAACCATCGCTATGTGTCTTTGGCAGAGAGGTGACACCCAATCACCACGCGCTTGCCGAGCAGTTTGTGCTGCTGGATAACTATTACTGCAACGGCGTCAACTCGGCGGACGGACATGCATGGTCTACCGAGGGCAACGCTACTGCCTATCTGGAGCGTTCTTTCGGCGGATGGACACGCAGCTACCCCTTTGGCGACGACCCGCTATCGTACTCCTCCACCGGATTCCTATGGGACCATGTGCTGGCAGCCGGTCTCTCTTTCCGCAATTACGGCGAGATGGACTACACGGAGCCTGTGCCCGCCAATGCTTCCTTCATGGACATCTACAGGGATTTTGTGGGGGGTAAACGTAGCATCCGCTTCACACAGAACATCGGTATAGAGAACCTGCGTCGCTACAGCTGTCGGAACTACCCGGGCTGGAACATGCGCATTCCCGATGTGCTCCGTGCGGAGGTTTTCTTGAAAGAGCTGAGGGAGTTTGAACGCAAAGGCTACTTCCCCAATCTGGTGATTATCTATCTGCCTCAAGATCACACCTCCGGCACACAGCCCGGGATGCCCACGCCACGCGCCCACGTTGCGGATAACGACCTCGCGCTGGGACGCATTGTGGAGGGGATCAGTAAGAGCCGGTTCTGGCAGAGGACCTGCATCTTCGTCATCGAGGACGACCCGCAGGATGGTTTTGATCACGTGGACGGGCATCGCTCGGTGTGCCTGGTCATCAGCCCCTATACCAAACGCGGAGCAGTGGTCAGCGAGTTTTACAACCAGAGCTCGGTACTGCATACCATCTGCCGTATTCTGGGCATTCCGCCGATGAACCAGATGGTGGCGATGTCGCCCGTGATGACCGCCTGCTTTACGGAGAACCCCGATTTCACCCCTTATACTGCCCTGCCGAACCGTATCCCTCTGGATGAGTTGAACCCACCGCTCAATACCCTGAATCCACAGCAACGTCACTGGGCGGAAGCCAGCCTGCGTCTACCGCTGGACAAACCCGACCGGGCGGACGAAGACATTCTCAATCGCATCATCTGGCACGCGGTGAAGGGGATAGAGGCCCCCTATCCGGCGGAGTTCGCTGGCGCGCACGGTAAAGGTCTATCCGCGCGAGGGCTGGTATTAGTGGAGGAGGAAGAGGAATAG
- the trpF gene encoding N-(5'-phosphoribosyl)anthranilate isomerase: protein MVRVKICGITNIDDLQAAVRWGAHAVGFVFEPSSPRYAGGCGDLLEMLRSVPPFVARVAVYAHLPEDDEHIWEEVDAVQYVQVHSRVSLPPHVQRVQAVRLRTEQDVELALSLQSEVDALLVDTYHPHKMGGTGEQSDWRLARLLREEAKVPVILAGGLTPDNVQDAIRQVMPYAVDVSSGVESAPGKKDHQKIKEFIANVRRFANGS from the coding sequence ATGGTTCGTGTCAAAATCTGTGGTATCACCAACATTGACGATTTGCAGGCTGCCGTGCGCTGGGGGGCGCATGCGGTCGGTTTTGTGTTCGAGCCATCCAGCCCGAGATACGCTGGCGGGTGTGGAGATTTACTCGAAATGCTGCGCAGTGTGCCCCCGTTCGTGGCGCGGGTAGCTGTATATGCGCACCTGCCCGAAGATGATGAGCACATCTGGGAAGAGGTCGACGCAGTGCAGTATGTGCAAGTGCACAGCAGAGTATCTCTTCCCCCGCACGTGCAGCGCGTGCAGGCGGTGCGTCTGCGTACAGAACAGGATGTAGAGTTAGCCCTTTCGTTGCAGTCTGAGGTGGATGCGCTACTGGTGGATACATACCATCCCCACAAAATGGGCGGCACGGGCGAACAGTCAGACTGGAGGCTGGCACGCCTGCTGCGCGAGGAGGCGAAAGTCCCTGTCATCCTGGCGGGCGGGTTGACCCCCGATAATGTACAGGACGCTATTCGACAGGTGATGCCTTACGCAGTAGATGTGAGCAGTGGCGTGGAGAGCGCGCCCGGCAAAAAAGACCATCAGAAAATAAAGGAGTTCATTGCAAATGTCCGGCGGTTTGCAAACGGTTCCTGA
- the trpB gene encoding tryptophan synthase beta chain, whose product MSGGLQTVPDARGHFGIFGGRFVPETLIPALDELEQEYRKAQQDPDFQQEFRYYLRHYVGRPTPVTFAERLSEYLGGARIYLKREDLCHTGAHKINNTLGQILLAKRMNKRRIIAETGAGQHGVATATVCARFGFECEVYMGEEDVHRQALNVFRMRLLGARVIPVTSGTRTLKDATSEAIRDWVTNVRTTHYIIGSVVGPHPYPMIVRDFQSIIGQESRQQMLEMTGKLPNVVLACVGGGSNAMGIFYPFLDDPVRLIGVEAAGRGLHTGEHAATLATGRPGVLHGAASYLLQDEHGQVKPTHSISAGLDYPGVGPEHSYLKETGRAEYVTATDEEALQALQMLARMEGIIAALETAHAVAHAIKIAPTMPRDNTILINLSGRGDKDVDIVSRALGGQL is encoded by the coding sequence ATGTCCGGCGGTTTGCAAACGGTTCCTGATGCGCGCGGTCATTTCGGCATTTTTGGGGGCAGATTCGTGCCCGAAACGTTGATACCCGCGCTGGATGAGCTGGAACAGGAGTATCGCAAAGCGCAGCAAGACCCCGATTTCCAGCAGGAGTTCCGATATTATCTGCGCCATTATGTGGGCAGACCGACGCCGGTTACCTTTGCCGAACGACTCAGCGAGTATCTGGGAGGAGCGCGAATCTACCTCAAACGGGAAGACCTGTGCCATACAGGTGCGCATAAAATCAATAACACCCTTGGTCAAATCCTGCTGGCGAAGCGAATGAACAAACGGCGCATCATTGCCGAGACGGGAGCAGGGCAGCACGGCGTAGCCACCGCCACGGTGTGCGCTCGCTTCGGCTTCGAGTGCGAGGTGTACATGGGCGAGGAGGATGTACACCGGCAAGCGCTGAACGTCTTCCGCATGAGGCTATTGGGGGCACGGGTTATTCCCGTCACCTCCGGCACACGCACCCTCAAAGACGCTACCAGCGAAGCCATTCGTGACTGGGTGACCAACGTACGCACCACTCACTACATTATCGGTTCGGTGGTGGGACCGCATCCGTATCCCATGATAGTGCGCGATTTTCAGTCGATTATTGGGCAAGAGAGCCGTCAGCAGATGCTGGAGATGACCGGTAAACTGCCCAACGTGGTGTTGGCGTGCGTGGGCGGGGGTAGCAACGCGATGGGTATCTTCTACCCGTTTCTGGATGACCCTGTACGGCTTATCGGCGTCGAGGCAGCCGGGCGTGGGCTGCACACCGGGGAGCATGCTGCCACCCTCGCTACCGGGCGTCCGGGCGTGCTACACGGCGCGGCAAGCTATCTGTTGCAAGATGAGCACGGTCAGGTGAAGCCGACGCACTCTATCTCGGCTGGGCTGGACTACCCGGGCGTGGGACCGGAGCACAGCTACCTCAAGGAGACGGGGCGCGCCGAATACGTCACCGCTACCGATGAGGAGGCTCTGCAGGCGCTGCAGATGCTGGCGCGAATGGAGGGTATCATCGCCGCGCTGGAAACGGCACACGCGGTGGCGCACGCCATCAAGATCGCCCCCACAATGCCGAGGGACAACACCATCCTGATTAACCTCTCCGGCAGAGGCGATAAGGACGTGGATATCGTGTCCCGTGCACTGGGAGGGCAGTTATGA
- the trpA gene encoding tryptophan synthase alpha chain → MSRIAERFTALHQTGEGALVVFVTAGDPNPEWSEKLVLTIAEAGADIIEIGVPFSDPLADGPTIQSSTFRALQQGVTPVSVLEMIARVRSRSDVPLVVMTYFNPVWQMGVERFAREASEAGVDGVIMTDMPPDEAGDWHPVARRYGLDTIFLIAPTSTPERMRLVAQMSSGFVYCVSRTGVTGAREHLPEEVPQMLQAMRQLTRLPLCVGFGISRPEHVQAVCRIAEGAVVGSAVVSLIAQEVEKGEQAVLLAVRRFVRDLKEAARAK, encoded by the coding sequence ATGAGCCGAATCGCCGAGCGTTTCACGGCTCTGCACCAGACGGGCGAAGGCGCGTTGGTGGTATTCGTCACTGCGGGCGATCCGAATCCCGAATGGAGCGAAAAGCTGGTGCTGACCATTGCCGAAGCCGGGGCGGATATTATCGAAATCGGTGTTCCCTTCAGTGACCCGCTGGCGGACGGTCCCACTATCCAGTCCTCCACCTTCCGCGCCCTGCAGCAAGGCGTCACTCCCGTATCCGTACTGGAGATGATAGCCCGCGTGCGCTCGCGAAGCGATGTGCCTCTGGTGGTGATGACCTACTTCAACCCCGTGTGGCAGATGGGGGTAGAGCGATTTGCCCGAGAGGCAAGCGAGGCAGGTGTGGACGGTGTCATCATGACTGATATGCCCCCCGATGAGGCAGGAGATTGGCATCCCGTCGCGCGTCGATACGGGCTGGATACCATCTTTCTGATTGCACCGACCAGTACTCCAGAGCGCATGAGGCTGGTGGCGCAAATGAGCAGTGGATTCGTGTACTGTGTCTCGCGCACGGGCGTCACAGGCGCACGCGAGCACCTGCCGGAAGAGGTGCCGCAGATGTTACAGGCGATGCGCCAGCTCACCAGACTGCCTCTATGCGTGGGCTTCGGCATCTCGCGTCCTGAGCATGTGCAAGCGGTATGCCGCATCGCTGAGGGAGCAGTGGTGGGTAGCGCGGTGGTGTCGCTGATTGCACAAGAGGTGGAGAAAGGCGAGCAAGCAGTGCTGTTGGCGGTGCGTCGCTTTGTGAGAGACCTGAAAGAGGCAGCGAGAGCAAAATGA
- a CDS encoding oxidoreductase — MSRKVKTPIGIGIIGSGGIAQAAHMPGYAAYPDLCRIVAVADINPEVAKAAAEKFNVPHVFTDYRDLLKLKEVDAVSVCTPNYLHKQPTIDALEAGKHVLVEKPMAMNAQEGREMLAAAKRTGKKLQVALNMRFSTGVRTIKRFIDAGKLGEIYYARAQALRRRGIPGWGVFTQKDKQGGGPLIDIGVHILDATLFFMGHPKPVSVSGMTYTKFGTREGVVGLMGQWDPKTYTVEDFAVGLVRFENDATLVIESSFCANIEHDIFNTTILGTEGGAQLNPLKLFREEEQTLLDITPFGLREVNSHQQEVYAFLQAIVNDTEPEVTAEQGLMATEIIDAIYASAETGKEVVLR, encoded by the coding sequence ATGAGCAGAAAGGTAAAAACACCGATAGGGATTGGCATTATCGGCAGTGGAGGCATCGCGCAAGCCGCACACATGCCGGGCTACGCGGCTTACCCTGACCTGTGCCGCATTGTGGCGGTGGCGGATATTAACCCTGAGGTCGCCAAAGCCGCTGCCGAGAAGTTCAACGTACCGCATGTTTTCACCGACTACCGAGACCTGTTGAAGCTGAAAGAGGTAGATGCGGTGAGCGTCTGCACGCCCAACTATCTGCACAAACAGCCCACCATCGACGCGTTGGAAGCGGGCAAGCATGTGCTGGTGGAGAAGCCGATGGCGATGAACGCGCAGGAAGGGCGCGAGATGTTAGCGGCGGCAAAGCGCACGGGTAAAAAGCTGCAGGTCGCGCTGAACATGCGATTCAGCACGGGTGTGCGTACTATCAAGCGGTTCATCGACGCAGGCAAGCTGGGCGAGATTTACTATGCCCGGGCGCAAGCGCTGCGCCGAAGGGGCATCCCCGGCTGGGGGGTGTTCACCCAGAAGGATAAGCAGGGTGGAGGACCGCTCATCGATATCGGCGTGCACATTCTGGATGCGACATTGTTTTTCATGGGGCATCCGAAGCCGGTGTCGGTCAGCGGGATGACCTACACCAAGTTTGGCACGCGCGAGGGCGTTGTGGGCTTGATGGGGCAGTGGGACCCCAAGACCTACACCGTAGAAGACTTCGCGGTGGGGCTGGTGCGCTTCGAGAACGACGCCACACTGGTGATCGAGTCCAGCTTCTGCGCCAATATCGAGCATGACATTTTCAACACCACCATCCTGGGCACGGAAGGCGGGGCGCAGCTCAACCCGCTCAAGCTCTTCCGCGAGGAAGAGCAGACGCTTCTGGACATTACGCCCTTTGGGCTGCGTGAAGTGAACAGCCACCAGCAGGAGGTGTACGCCTTCCTGCAGGCGATAGTCAACGACACCGAGCCAGAGGTCACTGCCGAGCAGGGTCTGATGGCGACCGAGATTATCGACGCCATCTATGCTTCGGCGGAGACCGGCAAAGAGGTTGTGCTGAGGTAA
- the blt gene encoding multidrug resistance protein 2, translated as MGADRQKPQMELLRYSSRRSALLALVALAGVAELAYAVVNFSAMPPYLRFELGLGAWVGAVGAAFLLAETALKSPLGLLSDRFGRKRLLLVGPIISAFTAPLTVLVHHPLGLLLLRALDGVGAAALWPTIFAAVADVVEEKDRSTAMSLLNVTYLIGVAMGPLLGGVANDLTGSRTASFYLASVLFVLAATVCLLGVPARFPHHAEPHADPHPPHISLREMWESAKMVPDTLLLGFISFFGIGMVMLLVKLYAMEVLHLSESGYGLLLLPPAVVFALASVPAGRIGDLWGKERAMRLGVGLAMAGMWFIPFVHSYWVLLVCGSIVGLGYILAIPAWMAMVSEIGGNRRGAVMGAVFTAQGVGAMLGAPLGAYLYDKVSIRIGQWVIPSHITPFLGTAVALTISFILTVWFFRDGRRAREAG; from the coding sequence ATGGGCGCCGACCGGCAGAAACCACAGATGGAACTGCTCCGCTACTCTTCTCGCAGGAGTGCTCTACTTGCGCTGGTAGCACTGGCGGGGGTGGCGGAGCTGGCTTACGCGGTGGTGAACTTCTCCGCCATGCCTCCATACTTACGCTTCGAACTGGGTTTGGGAGCATGGGTAGGGGCTGTTGGCGCGGCTTTCCTGCTGGCGGAGACCGCTCTCAAATCGCCTCTGGGATTGCTGAGCGACCGATTCGGGCGCAAGAGGCTATTGCTGGTCGGTCCCATCATCTCAGCGTTTACCGCGCCGCTAACCGTGCTGGTGCATCATCCGCTGGGGTTGCTATTATTGCGTGCGCTGGACGGTGTGGGAGCAGCGGCGCTATGGCCCACCATCTTCGCCGCCGTTGCCGATGTGGTGGAGGAAAAAGACCGCTCCACCGCCATGAGCCTGCTGAACGTCACCTACCTGATAGGGGTGGCGATGGGACCTTTGCTCGGTGGGGTAGCGAACGACCTGACCGGAAGCCGAACCGCTTCCTTCTATCTGGCGAGCGTGCTGTTTGTGCTGGCAGCAACGGTTTGTCTGCTGGGAGTGCCTGCACGCTTCCCACACCATGCTGAACCTCATGCCGATCCACACCCTCCCCATATCTCTCTACGCGAGATGTGGGAGAGCGCGAAGATGGTGCCCGATACCCTGTTACTGGGGTTCATCTCCTTCTTCGGCATTGGAATGGTGATGTTGCTGGTAAAGCTGTACGCGATGGAAGTGCTTCACCTGAGCGAGAGCGGCTACGGCCTGCTGCTGTTGCCACCTGCGGTGGTATTCGCGCTTGCCAGCGTGCCCGCGGGCAGAATCGGCGACCTGTGGGGCAAGGAGCGTGCGATGCGGTTGGGCGTCGGGCTGGCGATGGCGGGTATGTGGTTTATCCCGTTTGTGCACAGCTATTGGGTATTGCTGGTATGCGGAAGCATCGTCGGGCTGGGCTACATTCTGGCAATCCCGGCGTGGATGGCGATGGTATCGGAAATAGGGGGCAACCGACGTGGGGCGGTGATGGGTGCGGTGTTTACCGCACAGGGCGTCGGCGCGATGTTGGGTGCACCCTTGGGAGCGTACCTGTATGATAAAGTGTCCATCCGAATCGGACAGTGGGTCATCCCGAGCCACATCACGCCTTTTCTTG